AATCTTGCCTGTTCAGAATCAAATATTAAGAATGAGTTCTTTGAATCCTTTTTAAATTCTATGAGACCTTTTGTGTCTATTTTTTCCATTCAATCCCCTCCTGAAAATAAAATAATTTCTAGCATTCAGGGCATTTTTTGGATATGATAAAAATCATGTTTGATGTCAAATCCTTTGGTTATTATTAAAACAAATGACATGGGGTTTTAGATGGATATAAAAATTACAAAAAATATGAAGACCAACGAGGCAGTTGAAAAATATCCTGCCGTGAAAGAGGTCTTTATAAAATATTTTGGCAAGGGCTGTTTTGACTGTCCTGCCTTTGGCTCAGAGGATATAGCATTTGCCTGCACAATGCACGGAACAGATGTGGAGCAGTTTGTAAAGGAATGTATAGAGGCTGTGGGAAAGACACAAAAAGGTATATAGTTGTTAGGTCTTCTTTTCTTGACATATGCCTGTATTTGTCGTTATACTCATCCGTAAACGGAGACTTTTATGACCTTTACAGTAACTCTTACCGAGATTTCAATATTTCTGATAGCAATATCTGTATTTATCTTTGTCCTTTATCTTATACCTGCTGTCATACAGTTAAAGGAGACATTAAGGGCAGTGCAGAAACTGTCTGAAAAATATGAGGATATGACAGCAAATGTAAAGTCTATAACTGACAAGGTAAGTGAAAATATGGATACTGTTAGTGAGGTTGTAAAGAATTTTAAGGATGTCGGACTCAAGGTAACAGGGCTGGCTGATGTTGTGTTTAATAAAGTTAAGACCCCTATTTTGACAATAATAGGGCTTTTAACCGGTATAGGTTTTGGTATCAAACATTTCAGAAAAGGAGGTGAAGAAGATGTCTGATAGAGGTGGTTCTACGATGATTGAGGTAACACTGGCATTTTTACTGGGAGGGGTAGTCGGGGCAGGTATTGCCCTTCTTTATGCGCCTGCTGCAGGAGAAGAAACAAGGCAGAAACTAAAGGAAACAACAGACAGGTTGAGGGGACAGATTAGGGATAAAACCGAAGGTATGGGTGGATATGTGGAAGAGGGTGTCCAGAAGGTAAAAGAATTTATTGATGAGAAAAAGGCTGATATAACTGCGGCATATGAGTCGGGTAAAGAAGCATACAGGCGGGAAAAGGCTAAATTATAGTTTGACATTTATTTTTTTATTATGATAGATATTAATGCTAAAATTTTTGCCATATATCCATGGCAAATGTACACAGTAGTTTTAAGGAGGAATGAACATGCCACAAAATGGAGGCTGTCCTGACTGCTATGCAGTGATAAAGACAGGCGGTAAACAGTACAGAGTTTCAAAGGGTGATGTAGTTAAGGTAGAGAAGATATGTGGTAACCCTGGAGACCCTATAGAACTGAGCGATGTGCTGATGGTAGGGTCTAGTGATGGTGTGAAAGTTGGCAGCCCTGTTCTTGAAAATGCAAAGGTTATAGCAGAGGTTGTGGGCAGCGGCAAAGCTAAAAAGGTTATAGCCTTTAAGAAAAAACTGAGAAAGGGTTTTCGGAAGAAAATCGGACACAGGCAGGAGTTTACGAGTATAAAGATAAAGGAAATAAGGGCATAGGAGGTAAGAAATGGCTCATAAGAAGGCAGGTGGAAGTTCAAGAAACGGAAGGGACAGCAATGGTCAAAGAAGGGGGGTAAAGGTATTCTCAGGGCAGGTTGTCTCTGCCGGCAGTATCCTTGTCCGTCAGGTCGGCACAAAGATACATCCGGGAGATAATGTTGGGCTTGGTAAGGACTATACCCTTTTTTTTTTTTTTTTTTTTATTGTGAAATATGAGGCGAGGGGCAGAGATAAGAGACAGGTCAGCGTATATCAGCAATAATATCAATTTAAAATCTTTTCTGGATTTAAATAGGGGTCAAAGATTATTGACCCCTATTTTTTTATGCGGTCTTTATGAAACACTCATGCCAACAATTTGGCACAAAGGATAATGAAAGTCTTATCATAGTTATAGCGGCTGTCTACCCTGCCTGCAAACCCGTTGCCTCTAAAAGCCCCCCACCCAGACGGTTTGCCAACAGGGTAGGCAGCCGCTTGTGAGGATTTTTAGATGAAATCTCCAAATTTTATAGATGAGGCTTTGATATATGTGAAGGCTGGCAATGGCGGAAGGGGCTGTGTCAGTTTCAGGAGGGAGAAGTATGTTCCAAAGGGCGGTCCTGACGGCGGAGACGGCGGAGATGGCGGCGATGTTATAATAATTGGTGATAAGAGACTCTCAAGTCTTCTGGATTTTAAATATAAGAAAAACTATATTGCAGAAAGGGGGCAGCACGGCAAAGGGAGCAACTGGCACGGCAGAAACGGAAAGTCTATAACAATCCATGTCCCTGTAGGAACTGTAATAAAGGATGCAGAGAGCGGCGAGATTATAGAAGACATTATATCCGATGGACAGAAGCTCTTGATTTCAAAAAGTGGGAGGGGCGGAAAGGGGAATGCCCATTTTGTTTCATCAACCTTTCAAACACCGAGATTTGCCCAGCCGGGTGAAGAAGGGGAAGAAAAAAATCTTAAACTTGAACTGAAACTCTTGGCAGATGTCGGCATCATAGGCTTTCCGAATGCAGGCAAATCAACTTTAATATCCCGCATATCAAAGGCAAAGCCGAAGATTGCAGATTATCCTTTTACAACCATAAGACCATATCTCGGCGTTGTCCATGTCGGCGACTATGCAAACTTTGTTGTAGCAGACATCCCCGGTCTTATTGAAGGGGCACATGAAGGGAAGGGGCTTGGAATCAGATTTTTAAAACATGTGGAAAGGACAAGCATCTTCATACATCTTATAGACATATCGCCGTTTTCAAACCGTGAGCCCGAAAAAGACTTTGAGGTTATAAATAAAGAACTTGCTGCATTCAACCCTGCCTTGAAAAATAAAAAACAAATCATAGCGCTCAATAAAATTGACATCCCTGATGCAAGGGAAAGACTGCCAAATCTCTTGAAATTTTTTGAGTCCAAAGGTATAAAGACATTTGCCGTATCTGCCGCTACCGGAGAAGGTCTTGATGAACTCATAAGATATGCGGCTCAAGAGGTAATGAAGGGAAAAACAGGACAAACTGATTTATGAACTATAATCTTGCTCATGTTTCCGGTTACAGCCGTTGGTTTAGATTTGATGAGACATTAGATTTGTTTTCAAAGATTTCTATGGAACCTGCGGAAAGGCTTATCCTTTCATCAGACGGCTCTCTTACAAGGCTTCTTGAATCACTTTATTTTTTCCCAGTTGAGGTAGAGGTCAAAAACCACAGGATAGAACCTATAGAAAATGTTATTGCTGAATACTTGAATGTGAGCCCGAAGCAGGATGCCATAACAAGGGATATATGGCTTAAGAAGGATGGAAAGAGGCTTGTCTATGCCCATTCAGTATTTCTGAGCGCCGGGCAGTCAAAAGATTTTCTGGATAAACTTATAAAGGGTGCTGAA
This Deltaproteobacteria bacterium DNA region includes the following protein-coding sequences:
- a CDS encoding DUF1858 domain-containing protein, translating into MDIKITKNMKTNEAVEKYPAVKEVFIKYFGKGCFDCPAFGSEDIAFACTMHGTDVEQFVKECIEAVGKTQKGI
- a CDS encoding YtxH domain-containing protein; translation: MSDRGGSTMIEVTLAFLLGGVVGAGIALLYAPAAGEETRQKLKETTDRLRGQIRDKTEGMGGYVEEGVQKVKEFIDEKKADITAAYESGKEAYRREKAKL
- a CDS encoding DUF948 domain-containing protein codes for the protein MTFTVTLTEISIFLIAISVFIFVLYLIPAVIQLKETLRAVQKLSEKYEDMTANVKSITDKVSENMDTVSEVVKNFKDVGLKVTGLADVVFNKVKTPILTIIGLLTGIGFGIKHFRKGGEEDV
- a CDS encoding chorismate lyase produces the protein MNYNLAHVSGYSRWFRFDETLDLFSKISMEPAERLILSSDGSLTRLLESLYFFPVEVEVKNHRIEPIENVIAEYLNVSPKQDAITRDIWLKKDGKRLVYAHSVFLSAGQSKDFLDKLIKGAEPLGRLLRSYNLLTLRDNWEIGVIQCREIADDLGVPSDTHMWARRYRLLANPVSGNGITAAIMEVFSPDVVRVRLDDNK
- the rplU gene encoding 50S ribosomal protein L21, producing MPQNGGCPDCYAVIKTGGKQYRVSKGDVVKVEKICGNPGDPIELSDVLMVGSSDGVKVGSPVLENAKVIAEVVGSGKAKKVIAFKKKLRKGFRKKIGHRQEFTSIKIKEIRA
- the rpmA gene encoding 50S ribosomal protein L27 encodes the protein MAHKKAGGSSRNGRDSNGQRRGVKVFSGQVVSAGSILVRQVGTKIHPGDNVGLGKDYTLFFFFFFIVKYEARGRDKRQVSVYQQ
- the obgE gene encoding GTPase ObgE; the protein is MKSPNFIDEALIYVKAGNGGRGCVSFRREKYVPKGGPDGGDGGDGGDVIIIGDKRLSSLLDFKYKKNYIAERGQHGKGSNWHGRNGKSITIHVPVGTVIKDAESGEIIEDIISDGQKLLISKSGRGGKGNAHFVSSTFQTPRFAQPGEEGEEKNLKLELKLLADVGIIGFPNAGKSTLISRISKAKPKIADYPFTTIRPYLGVVHVGDYANFVVADIPGLIEGAHEGKGLGIRFLKHVERTSIFIHLIDISPFSNREPEKDFEVINKELAAFNPALKNKKQIIALNKIDIPDARERLPNLLKFFESKGIKTFAVSAATGEGLDELIRYAAQEVMKGKTGQTDL